DNA from Roseimicrobium sp. ORNL1:
AAGAAGCTGGTGTCCAAGATCATGGGTTGGACTCATCCCAAGGGTTCTTGGGGGGAACGTCTGCCTTGTCCGCCGCTTCGATGTGATCCAAGTCTTCTTCGGAAAAATGGAAAGGGCGATTCTGTAGGTAAGCGAGAATAGCTTCCCCATTCATTGGAGCGTCAGGCCAAATTGCCCGACGCACTACCATTGAGAACGACTCTCTGTCGTTTCGTTTGGCTGCCCTCAGTTTCTCGTAGGCATCCAGTTCAAGAGTAATTGTCTTGGTCGCCATGCATGAAACAATGCATGAAGGAACGTGAAAAGTCAAGCCTCCGGCGAGCGAGCTAAGTTGTAAGTCGCTCGTTATTAAACAGTTAAAACGAGCGTTACCGCTGCACCTTCGCATCCCCACCCTGCGCCAGCTTCAGCACCTCCGGCAGCGTGGCCATGCTGGTGTCTCCGGGGGTGGACATGGCGAGGGCGCCGTGGGCGGCAGCGATGTCGAGCGTGAGTTGGTGATCCTTGCCTTGCAGCATGCCGTAGATCAGGCCGGCCACAAAGCCATCACCGCCGCCGATGCGGTCGTAGATGTCGAGATTCGCGTAGTCGCGGGAGCGGTAGAAGGCATTGCCCATCCACGCGAGCGAGCCCCAGTCGTTGCGCGAGGCGGTGTGCACGCGGCGCAGGGTGGCAGCGGCCACCTTGATGTTGGGATAACGCTCGCGCATCTCCTTGATGCCCTCCATGAGGGCTGCCGACTGCGCGGCAAAGATGTCCTGCGGATCATTGTTGCCACTGATGGCGGCAGGCTCGTTGTCCGTGAGCACACCGAAGATCACATCAATGTACGGCGCGAGCTTGTGATTCAGCGCCTGGGCCGCGGGGAAGCCGCCCTTGTCCTGCCAGAGGGAGGGACGGTAGTTCAGATCATAGCTCACGGTCACGCCATGACGCTTCGCCGCCTGGCAGGCCTCGATGGTGAGCTGCGCGGTCGTGTCCGAGAGCCCTGCGAAAATGCCGCCCGTGTGCAGCCACTTGCAGCCGGAGTTCGCGAACAGGGCATCCCAGTCGTAGTCTCCGGGCCTGAGTTGTGACGCCGCACTATGGCCGCGATCCACGCATCCCTTGGCCCCGCGAATGCCGAAGCCGCGTTCGGTGAAGTTGATGGGATTGCGCACCTTGCGTCCGATGCCGTCATAGGCCACCCACTTCACATGCGTGGTATCCACGCCACCCTGCAGGATCAGGTCCTCCAGCAAGCGACCAATTTCATTGTCCGCAAAGGCCGTGAGCACGCCGGTCCGCAGGCCAAAGCAACGCCGCAGGCCGCGAGCCACATTGTACTCGCCGCCGCCCTCCCAGGCCGTGAACTGGCGCGACGTGCGCACCCGCGACTCGCCCGGATCGAGGCGCAGCAGGACTTCACCGAGGGCGAGGAGGTCAAAAGAGGCAGAAGCGGACTGGGACATGGGTCCGCCAGCTAAGCAAGCCCGCCGCCGCGTGCAACCCTTGTGCGTTGGTCACTTCGCCCTGGTACCCGTGGCGGCAGCAGCGAGGGCAATCGCCGAGACGGAGCCGTTTTTCTCAAGGTCCTTGCCGTAGGAGAGGGTCACCTTCACCTCTCCGGTCTTTAGACCAGGCACGGTGACGGTGGGCGTGGAGGAATAGCCGGCTCCGCCGTCCACCACCTCATAGCCGATGACAACACCGTCCTTTACGAGCGCATTGGCCGTTGCGGGCTTGCTCTTCCACAGGCCACCACGGCCTGGAGGATAGCGGTAGAAATTCGAGACTTCATCGAGCCTGTCATTGGTGATGCCATGCTTTCCCAAAGCGGACATGAGTGCGCTCTTGTTGGCACGCACCTGTGCAGGCTCAGGCTCCCTGCCGCCAGATGCGGGACGCACATGGCTGAAGGCTTCGCGGAATACTTCATCTGGAACGCCCAGTGCCGCCGCGATCAAGATTACAGGACGACCGCGATCCACGCCTTCGGTGTCGTGGCCTCCGGAGAAGACCACAGGGACCTTCGTCACGCCGGGGGCGAGGTCTTTGGCGGGGAGGGGTGGCATGGTGAGATTCATCAACACTGCCACGATGACGGAGGTCAAATAGAAGGGACACGTTTTCATGGCGGCTCGTGGAGTGGAGGAGATGTCTTGGTGACGACCCTTCATTCAACCAAAGTCCCGCATCATAGTTTCGGAAATACATCGAACAATTTTTGAGCTGTGATGAATTAACACCCAAAGCTGAAGCATTCGCTTCATGGCAATGGTTGGTTCGATTGCTTCAGGCACTTGGAAAGAGCGCTTTGCGTCTTGGAGTGCGGTGGCAAAGGCCTCCCTCGAGGCCGCGACACCGCTTTGAACGGAGAGACTCCGTTCCGATGTTCTGGAATGCTTTACCGGAATCCAGCATTCAAATTTCCCAGAGAGAAGGCACCTCGGACGAAGAC
Protein-coding regions in this window:
- a CDS encoding antitoxin VapB family protein yields the protein MATKTITLELDAYEKLRAAKRNDRESFSMVVRRAIWPDAPMNGEAILAYLQNRPFHFSEEDLDHIEAADKADVPPKNPWDESNP
- a CDS encoding sugar kinase; this translates as MSQSASASFDLLALGEVLLRLDPGESRVRTSRQFTAWEGGGEYNVARGLRRCFGLRTGVLTAFADNEIGRLLEDLILQGGVDTTHVKWVAYDGIGRKVRNPINFTERGFGIRGAKGCVDRGHSAASQLRPGDYDWDALFANSGCKWLHTGGIFAGLSDTTAQLTIEACQAAKRHGVTVSYDLNYRPSLWQDKGGFPAAQALNHKLAPYIDVIFGVLTDNEPAAISGNNDPQDIFAAQSAALMEGIKEMRERYPNIKVAAATLRRVHTASRNDWGSLAWMGNAFYRSRDYANLDIYDRIGGGDGFVAGLIYGMLQGKDHQLTLDIAAAHGALAMSTPGDTSMATLPEVLKLAQGGDAKVQR